The Portunus trituberculatus isolate SZX2019 chromosome 49, ASM1759143v1, whole genome shotgun sequence genome contains a region encoding:
- the LOC123499410 gene encoding filaggrin-2-like isoform X2 yields the protein MCLLSRLPLVGGRQGGSEGEGEKEEGREEGGREGEQEWRERKKGEGERWRHLAHLHFPFEYVPPKPGQNGWRAPKKSDVISSIPPPSTGHTPLPVPQPYALRELSPPLQGRHHSPTRSISRHTSPPLPTGRHVSPPPHHPPAPSSTSSSRRPSVASSVGTTMSLGRAAGRHFSNMLKSLTGGSIGYGHSSGYGQSKHGHSSGYGQSSGYGQSSGYGQSSGYGQSSGYGQSSGYGQSSGYGQSSGYGQSSGYGQSSYGLSRNQPGRNSFSALSSPVLRQRSTRTSLRRTSSNAPMARRRDLASDMMASVCFGSSPKRGEPEGDEAGDTTPSCSISRQESFSNKVEKDKVNLKKKMTKTIMIDGEENHGRTLLELEVTVEEAEEEEEQEAEEGEEERHEVEVEGESKWAQEKIVSARVMEENLKNKCKWESTEESDEYLERKISSNSDDTTTSVVTNDSGVDLVTSSYMMDSGIGGNVLDPDSDNEVLKELQYSEDEDEEPEECLDIPTEENFLKSSTSVSGDDEGAEASYLGRPRSVHFEDEHWEDGEYRIKNTQDAEYSSSWYNARRAYRTERHADNNHNDSWVDGDRSYRKRELQPLPRNASDFESIHKTQAPTAAAGRPHNVKSANRESVRELLRRKREEVGDAMAHDGRRRLPSNERQGSNLERDSSGRRRRTLSNERYDGETRHPDRKRLPSNERTGRGMEDGYGDRRRATSNERTSGGMEGGAAEKRAVSKERTCSVEGRHLDRRRMTSSERTGENEARFPDKRKNSRPREVSQRETLRKPDRNMDNRSEEKCIEGRNVDTVRTSGRKVYDPKSYTGSAHSNCVPHSNSVVYPEKRLHMSRSRSPKRENERRVGVTAQPSCLDESDAGVVISRRDYAMFKSLIGSGSDKRIKEYGKAKRMNKRPNSPKLNNQKRWGDTAHSTEPSFGTESSNIKSARASLSRLLSGKTSHTNGRYGSSGLALDSQTSHMNDLDGGKKNSDNGQDDSQHRASSGSSSDSSLPPLSSPSASPSTTKGEISSASMRLPRFCHECGHKYPVLLAKFCCQCGSRRPSVES from the exons TACGTGCCGCCCAAGCCTGGTCAGAATGGGTGGCGAGCGCCCAAGAAGAGTGACGTCATCTCCTCCATCCCGCCACCCAGCACCGGCCACACGCCCCTGCCCGTGCCGCAGCCCTATGCCCTGAGAGAACTTAGTCCTCCCCTGCAGGGCCGCCATCACAGCCCCACCAGGTCCATCAGCCGCCACACCAGCCCGCCGCTTCCTACAG GTCGCCACGTCAGTCCTCCCCCGCACCACCCTCCCGCcccgtcctccacctcctcctcgcggCGCCCCTCTGTCGCCTCCTCCGTGGGCACCACCATGTCTCTGGGTCGCGCTGCCGGTAGACATTTCTCCAACATGCTCAAGTCCT TGACGGGAGGCAGCATCGGTTATGGCCACTCCTCTGGGTATGGCCAGTCAAAGCACGGCCATTCCTCGGGATATGGCCAGTCGTCAGGATATGGCCAGTCATCAGGATATGGCCAGTCATCAGGATATGGCCAGTCATCGGGGTATGGTCAGTCCTCGGGGTATGGTCAGTCCTCAGGCTACGGACAGTCATCAGGCTACGGACAGTCGTCAGGCTATGGACAATCAAGCTATGGACTGTCGAGAAACCAGCCTGGGAGGAACTCTTTCTCTGCGCTGAGTTCCCCTGTGTTGCGGCAGAGATCAACGCGCACCTCCCTCCGCCGCACCTCCTCCAACGCCCCCATGGCCCGCCGCAGGGACCTCGCCTCGGACATGATGGCCAG CGTGTGCTTCGGGTCGAGTCCCAAGAGAGGAGAGCCAGAGGGAGACGAGGCCGGGGACACAACGCCCAGCTGCTCCATATCACGCCAGGAAAGCTTTTCCAA taaagtggagaaagataaagtaaacctgaagaagaaaatgactaaaacaataatgatagacGGCGAAGAAAATCACGGAAGGACGTTATTGGAACTCGAAGTCAcggtggaggaggcggaggaagaagaggagcaggaggcggaggaaggggaagaggagagacatgaggtagaggtggagggggagtcAAAGTGGGCCCAGGAAAAGATTGTCAGTGCCCGAGTGATGGAGGAAAACTTAAAGAACAAGTGTAAGTGGGAGAGTACTGAGGAAAGTGATGAATATTTGGAGAGGAAAATTAGTTCAAACAGTGACGACACGACAACCTCTGTGGTGACCAATGACTCCGGGGTGGATCTTGTCACTTCAAGCTACATGATGGACTCAGGCATCGGCGGGAATGTCCTTGACCCGGACAGCGACAACGAAGTCCTCAAGGAACTCCAGTAcagcgaggacgaggacgaggagccCGAGGAGTGTCTCGATATTCCCACGGAGGAAAACTTTCTCAAGTCGTCCACTTCGGTGAGCGGCGACGACGAAGGTGCTGAAGCGAGTTACTTAGGAAGACCTCGATCAGTGCACTTCGAGGACGAGCACTGGGAGGACGGCGAGTACAGGATAAAGAACACTCAGGACGCTGAATACTCCTCCTCGTGGTATAATGCACGGCGAGCCTACCGGACGGAGAGACATGCAGACAACAACCACAATGACTCGTGGGTGGACGGAGACAGGTCTTATCGGAAACGCGAACTCCAGCCACTCCCTAGGAATGCGAGTGACTTCGAGTCGATCCATAAGACACAAGCACCGACGGCAGCAGCTGGCCGGCCCCACAACGTGAAGAGCGCCAACAGGGAGAGCGTCAGGGAACTCTTGAGAcgtaagagagaagaggtgggTGACGCGATGGCACATGATGGGAGGAGAAGGTTGCCGTCTAACGAGAGACAAGGGAGTAATTTGGAGAGAGACtcgtcagggaggaggaggagaacgctGTCTAACGAAAGATATGATGGAGAAACTAGGCATCCTGATAGAAAGAGGTTGCCGTCAAACGAAAGGACAGGAAGAGGTATGGAGGATGGATATGGTGACAGGAGGAGAGCGACTTCAAACGAAAGGACTTCGGGCGGTATGGAGGGAGGGGCCGCAGAGAAAAGAGCAGTGTCCAAAGAGAGAACATGTAGCGTGGAAGGGAGACACTTAGACAGGAGAAGAATGACATCTAGTGAGAGGACAGGTGAGAATGAAGCAAGATTCCctgacaaaaggaaaaacagtcGCCCTAGAGAAGTAAGCCAGAGAGAAACACTTCGAAAGCCTGACAGGAACATGGACAATCGTAGTGAAGAAAAGTGTATTGAAGGCAGGAATGTGGATACCGTGAGGACCAGTGGCAGGAAAGTTTATGATCCCAAGAGCTATACAGGTAGTGCCCACAGTAATTGCGTGCCACACTCAAACAGCGTAGTGTACCCTGAAAAGCGGCTACACATGTCTCGCTCCAGAAGTCCCAAGAGAGAAAACGAACGTCGTGTAGGGGTGACTGCGCAGCCTTCGTGCCTTGACGAGAGCGACGCGGGGGTGGTCATATCGAGGAGGGACTATGCCATGTTCAAGTCACTCATCGGTTCGGGAAGTGATAAGAGGATAAAGGAGTATGGGAAGGCTAAGAGAATGAACAAAAGACCGAACTCTCCAAAACTCAACAATCAAAAAAG ATGGGGCGATACGGCCCACAGCACCGAGCCCAGCTTCGGAACCGAGTCCTCCAATATCAAATCGGCCAGGGCCAGTCTGAGCAGGCTGCTGAGCGGCAAGACATCACACACCAATGGTAGATATGGCAGCAGCGGCTTGGCTCTGGACTCTCAGACGTCTCACATGAATGACCTGGACGGCGGCAAGAAGAACTCTGACAA tgggCAAGACGACTCTCAGCACCGGGCGTCTAGCGGGTCGTCCTCAGACTCCTCGCTGCCGCCACTCTCCTCGCCCTCTGCCTCGCCCTCCACCACGAAGGGTGAGATAAGCAGCGCCTCTATGCGGCTGCCCAGGTTCTGTCACGAGTGTGGCCACAAGTACCCGGTGCTGCTGGCCAAATTCTGCTGCCAGTGCGGCTCCCGCAGACCGAGCGTGGAGTCCTGA